A genomic region of Ignavibacteria bacterium contains the following coding sequences:
- a CDS encoding T9SS type A sorting domain-containing protein, with amino-acid sequence MSSNPSPIKSITINPEIQKQSINLTGDNNFKPFQIPLFISRNLSKDSDQWLFIRFDTSQYLRQDVYNIIIDKNENVWLSFSLYNTYNALIKYDGFNWYYWKISDTFNVNPNHFISAIDSNNIIWLYMVGKGLISFDGYSFSSYSTPLIAVKYPRMNIDKSRNKWIIAPVGSGVLKVDSLNNYYFFNTSNSPLPSNNGMLVIPYGDSIWICTFKGLVLLYNNEWKIYDTTNTKMPSQEITYFVKDLYGTRWLGTRRMGLLKWINDSTFIVFNSNNAPFTNNYINVITVDKFNNLWIGTDDGLLKYDGTNFTLFDQTTNRSIVDIKIDKFNNKWIASDYGQDWGLAIFNENGISGVNLPTNVYDNNYIEKKFILFQNYPNPFNSKTKIKFSIPISGFTSLRIYNLLGQEIVTLVNEHKQIGEYEIEFNADQYNLSTGVYIYQLKNNSLVQTKKFILMK; translated from the coding sequence ATGTCAAGTAATCCTTCGCCCATAAAATCCATCACGATAAATCCTGAAATCCAAAAGCAATCAATTAATTTAACTGGTGACAATAATTTTAAACCATTTCAGATACCTCTGTTTATTTCAAGAAATCTAAGTAAAGATTCAGATCAATGGTTGTTCATTAGATTTGATACCTCGCAATATTTACGACAGGATGTATACAACATTATTATCGACAAGAACGAAAATGTATGGTTATCATTCAGTTTATATAATACTTATAATGCTCTTATAAAGTATGATGGATTTAATTGGTATTATTGGAAAATCTCAGACACATTTAATGTTAATCCAAATCATTTTATATCTGCAATTGATAGTAACAACATTATCTGGTTATATATGGTTGGAAAAGGGTTAATCAGTTTTGATGGTTATTCTTTTAGTTCATACTCTACTCCTTTAATTGCTGTCAAATATCCAAGAATGAACATTGATAAGTCAAGAAATAAATGGATAATTGCACCCGTAGGAAGTGGAGTTTTGAAAGTTGATAGCTTAAATAATTATTATTTTTTTAACACATCTAATTCTCCTTTACCCTCAAATAATGGTATGTTGGTAATTCCTTACGGCGATTCGATTTGGATTTGTACATTTAAAGGGCTGGTTTTACTATACAATAACGAATGGAAAATCTATGATACAACTAATACTAAAATGCCAAGTCAAGAAATTACTTATTTTGTTAAAGATTTATATGGTACACGCTGGCTTGGTACAAGAAGAATGGGATTATTAAAATGGATAAATGACTCAACATTTATTGTATTTAACTCAAATAACGCACCTTTCACTAATAATTATATTAATGTTATTACCGTTGATAAATTTAATAATCTCTGGATAGGAACTGATGATGGATTATTGAAATATGATGGGACAAATTTTACTTTATTTGATCAAACAACTAACCGAAGCATTGTGGATATAAAAATTGATAAATTCAATAATAAATGGATTGCCAGTGACTATGGCCAAGACTGGGGTCTCGCAATTTTTAATGAAAATGGTATAAGTGGCGTTAATCTACCAACCAATGTTTATGATAATAATTACATTGAAAAAAAATTTATTCTCTTTCAAAACTATCCTAATCCGTTTAATTCAAAAACAAAAATTAAATTCTCAATCCCTATCTCTGGATTTACAAGCTTAAGAATCTACAACCTACTCGGCCAGGAAATTGTAACTCTTGTGAATGAACATAAACAAATCGGGGAATACGAAATTGAATTCAATGCCGATCAATATAATCTAAGTACAGGAGTTTATATTTATCAATTGAAAAACAATTCTTTGGTTCAAACTAAAAAATTTATTTTGATGAAATAA
- the icd gene encoding NADP-dependent isocitrate dehydrogenase: MKYNKIKVPTEGEKITIQDGKLNVPDKPIIPFIEGDGTGPDIWRAAQYVFDKAVEKAYGGKRKIVWMEVYAGEKSNEVYGPNTWLPDETLEAIKEYLIAIKGPMTTPVGGGIRSINVALRQLLDLYVCLRPVQYFPGVPSPVKHPELVDMVIFRENTEDIYAGIEWEAESPEAKKVIEFLQNEMGVKKIRFPNTSGIGIKPISREGTERLVRAAINYAIKNNRKSVTLVHKGNIMKFTEGAFRNWGYALATREFRDQVVTWDECQGNVPEGKILIKDAIADNFLQQILTRPAEYDVIATMNLNGDYISDALAAQVGGIGIAPGANINYESGHAIFEATHGTAPKYAGLDKVNPSSVILSGEMMFRYMGWTEAADLIIKGISGAIASKRVTYDFARLMEGATEIKCSEFGKNIVDHM, from the coding sequence ATGAAGTACAACAAAATCAAAGTGCCCACTGAAGGTGAAAAAATTACAATTCAGGACGGAAAACTAAATGTGCCTGATAAACCAATTATCCCTTTCATTGAAGGAGATGGAACCGGTCCCGACATTTGGCGAGCAGCCCAATATGTATTTGATAAAGCAGTTGAAAAAGCTTACGGTGGAAAAAGAAAAATTGTCTGGATGGAAGTTTATGCTGGTGAAAAATCAAACGAAGTCTATGGACCAAACACCTGGCTTCCCGACGAAACTCTTGAAGCCATTAAAGAATATTTAATTGCAATTAAAGGTCCAATGACAACTCCTGTTGGCGGTGGAATTAGATCAATTAATGTTGCATTAAGACAGTTACTTGATCTTTATGTCTGCTTGAGACCAGTTCAATATTTCCCTGGCGTCCCTTCGCCTGTCAAACATCCTGAACTTGTTGATATGGTAATTTTCAGAGAGAACACAGAAGATATTTACGCAGGAATTGAATGGGAAGCAGAATCACCTGAAGCAAAAAAAGTCATTGAATTTCTACAAAACGAAATGGGCGTAAAAAAGATTCGTTTCCCCAATACAAGTGGAATTGGAATTAAACCAATCTCACGAGAAGGGACAGAAAGACTTGTTCGTGCTGCAATTAATTACGCAATTAAAAACAATCGAAAAAGCGTTACACTCGTTCACAAAGGCAACATTATGAAATTTACTGAAGGTGCATTTAGAAACTGGGGTTATGCTCTTGCAACAAGAGAATTTCGTGATCAAGTTGTAACTTGGGATGAATGTCAGGGAAATGTTCCTGAAGGAAAAATCTTAATTAAAGATGCAATTGCCGATAACTTCTTACAACAAATTTTAACTCGCCCTGCCGAATACGATGTGATTGCAACGATGAACTTAAATGGTGATTATATTTCCGATGCATTAGCCGCTCAGGTCGGAGGAATTGGAATTGCACCAGGTGCAAATATCAATTACGAATCGGGTCACGCAATCTTTGAAGCAACTCACGGAACCGCTCCAAAATATGCAGGACTGGATAAAGTAAATCCTTCGTCTGTAATTTTATCTGGAGAAATGATGTTTAGATATATGGGCTGGACGGAAGCTGCTGATTTAATCATAAAAGGAATCAGCGGTGCAATTGCAAGCAAACGAGTAACTTATGATTTTGCCCGATTGATGGAAGGCGCAACTGAAATTAAATGTTCTGAATTCGGTAAGAACATAGTTGATCATATGTAA
- the rsxC gene encoding electron transport complex subunit RsxC: protein MLISIKKSFKGGVHPEEYKELTKDKAFEKLPNPVEISIPLSQHLGKESIPIVKKNDKVKIGTLIAAENGFISAPIHSPTAGIVSSITKTFLQTGFQISSIQIKSDSSNETEFLQPLDYDSISPQQIIQRVREAGIVGLGGAAFPTYVKLSPPANKKIDHIILNACECEPYLTRDYRIILERTDDVIKGLLLIMRATNVNNGVIGIEDNKPAAIKKLKEALSNYPQIKLIVLKTKYPQGAEKMLIKAVLGREVPPGKLPLDVGVIVQNVGTAVSIYDAVVKGIPSIYAYLTVSGKGIKDPKNLIVPIGASIKDVVEFCGGLTDDAKRIVIGGPMMGFAQFDLSIPVTKATSGILVLTEEEVKEIPETNCLRCGICVSVCPLNITPTRLVRLIQKKRFEEAAKLNVSLCMECGTCAYSCPAYIPLVQWLRLGKQWALKNKV, encoded by the coding sequence ATGCTAATCTCAATTAAAAAATCATTTAAAGGCGGTGTTCATCCTGAAGAGTATAAAGAATTAACTAAAGATAAAGCATTTGAGAAATTACCAAATCCTGTTGAAATTTCGATTCCTCTTTCACAACATTTAGGGAAGGAATCAATTCCAATTGTTAAGAAAAATGATAAGGTAAAAATCGGAACATTAATAGCTGCTGAAAACGGATTTATTTCTGCACCAATTCATAGTCCAACAGCGGGAATTGTTTCATCAATCACCAAGACATTTTTACAAACTGGATTTCAAATATCATCAATTCAAATTAAGTCTGACTCTTCAAATGAAACAGAATTTTTACAACCGCTTGATTACGATTCAATTTCACCCCAGCAAATAATTCAAAGAGTTCGTGAAGCTGGAATTGTTGGACTTGGCGGAGCTGCGTTTCCGACATATGTAAAGTTATCTCCTCCAGCAAACAAGAAAATTGATCATATAATTTTAAATGCTTGTGAATGTGAGCCTTATTTAACTCGTGACTATCGAATAATTCTTGAAAGAACTGATGATGTGATTAAAGGTCTTCTTTTGATTATGCGAGCAACGAATGTTAACAATGGTGTGATTGGAATTGAAGACAATAAACCCGCAGCAATTAAAAAGTTAAAAGAAGCTCTATCGAATTATCCGCAAATCAAATTAATTGTTCTTAAGACAAAGTATCCTCAAGGCGCTGAGAAAATGTTAATTAAGGCGGTGCTTGGCAGAGAAGTTCCTCCAGGAAAATTACCGCTTGATGTTGGCGTGATTGTTCAGAATGTTGGAACTGCCGTCTCGATTTATGATGCAGTTGTTAAAGGAATTCCATCAATTTATGCTTATCTGACAGTTAGCGGAAAAGGAATTAAAGATCCAAAAAATTTAATAGTACCTATTGGAGCAAGTATCAAGGATGTGGTTGAATTTTGCGGCGGCTTGACTGATGATGCAAAAAGAATCGTAATTGGCGGGCCAATGATGGGCTTTGCTCAGTTTGACTTATCAATTCCTGTGACAAAAGCAACATCGGGAATTCTTGTTTTAACTGAAGAAGAAGTCAAAGAAATTCCAGAAACTAATTGTTTAAGATGTGGAATTTGCGTAAGTGTGTGTCCATTGAATATTACTCCTACTCGACTTGTGAGATTAATTCAGAAGAAAAGATTTGAGGAAGCAGCAAAACTCAACGTTTCGCTTTGCATGGAATGCGGAACTTGTGCTTATAGTTGTCCAGCATATATTCCGCTTGTCCAGTGGTTAAGATTGGGAAAACAATGGGCTTTGAAAAATAAGGTTTAA
- a CDS encoding RnfABCDGE type electron transport complex subunit D yields the protein MDEKQTKYSFEYRTSPHLHSKFSTSQVMWLVNLSLLPCLISGVILFGAYQLVIVLTAIIFSILTEFLIQKFTKQKITISDGSAFLTGLLLALTLPPNFSLSATAIGAIFAIGIGKQVFGGLGYNIFNPALAGRAFLQAAFPVEITTWTKPAYSVDAVTSATPLAAFKYDRVLTELKPLIVGNVGGCIGETSAIAILAGGIFLILIGIVNYRIPLAMIIGIFLFGGIFNLIDPAKYPPPIFHLFAGGFLLGAFFMATDYVTSPISSKGMWIYGLGISLVIIIIRLFGGVPEGVMYSILFMNAFVPLINRYTLPKPFGMK from the coding sequence ATGGATGAGAAGCAAACAAAATATAGTTTTGAATATCGAACCTCACCGCACTTGCATTCGAAATTTTCAACTTCTCAGGTGATGTGGCTGGTCAATTTAAGTTTACTTCCATGTTTGATTTCTGGAGTTATTTTGTTTGGAGCTTATCAACTTGTAATAGTTTTGACAGCAATTATTTTTTCTATCTTGACAGAATTCTTAATTCAAAAATTTACAAAGCAAAAAATAACCATCAGCGATGGAAGTGCATTCTTAACAGGATTGCTTTTAGCTTTAACTCTTCCACCGAATTTTTCGTTGAGTGCAACTGCAATCGGGGCAATCTTTGCAATAGGAATTGGTAAACAAGTTTTTGGCGGTTTAGGATATAACATTTTTAATCCTGCTCTTGCTGGTAGAGCGTTTCTTCAAGCAGCTTTTCCAGTTGAAATCACAACCTGGACAAAGCCAGCATATTCTGTTGATGCTGTAACTTCAGCAACTCCTCTTGCTGCATTTAAGTACGATAGAGTTTTAACTGAATTAAAACCTTTGATTGTAGGAAATGTTGGTGGATGTATTGGCGAGACATCGGCAATTGCAATTTTAGCTGGCGGAATATTTTTGATTTTAATTGGTATAGTTAATTATAGAATTCCTCTTGCGATGATTATTGGGATTTTTCTTTTTGGTGGAATATTTAATCTGATTGATCCAGCAAAATATCCTCCACCAATCTTTCATCTTTTTGCCGGCGGCTTTTTGTTGGGTGCATTTTTTATGGCAACTGATTATGTAACTTCTCCAATCTCTTCTAAAGGAATGTGGATTTATGGACTTGGAATTTCGCTTGTTATTATAATCATTCGTTTGTTTGGCGGAGTCCCTGAAGGCGTAATGTATTCAATTCTCTTTATGAACGCATTTGTTCCATTAATTAATAGATATACGCTTCCAAAACCATTTGGAATGAAGTGA
- a CDS encoding FMN-binding protein produces MKKVLQIILVLTFTAVVSGFVLSSVNNWAKPLIEENRIKAISQAIFLVQQSGVRYEKLKIDEIDVFEVFDENNNSIGYAVVSEGNGFQGTIKLIFGIDKDLNRIKAIEILEQVETPGLGSLITEDNFKNRFKNLNTQPLIQVGKGKKPSNDNEVQAITGATISSKAVVRIVNDAISKLKKFNGIQK; encoded by the coding sequence ATGAAAAAGGTTTTACAAATTATTCTTGTTTTAACTTTTACTGCTGTTGTCTCGGGATTTGTTTTATCAAGTGTAAATAACTGGGCTAAACCATTAATTGAAGAGAATAGAATCAAAGCAATTTCGCAAGCTATCTTTCTTGTTCAACAAAGTGGCGTACGATATGAAAAATTAAAAATTGATGAGATAGATGTTTTTGAAGTGTTCGATGAAAATAATAACTCAATTGGTTATGCAGTTGTAAGTGAAGGCAATGGATTTCAAGGAACAATTAAATTAATCTTTGGAATTGATAAAGATTTAAATCGCATTAAGGCTATCGAAATCCTTGAACAAGTAGAAACTCCAGGACTCGGTTCACTCATTACTGAAGACAATTTCAAAAATCGATTTAAGAATTTGAATACTCAGCCATTAATTCAAGTTGGGAAAGGTAAAAAACCTTCAAATGATAATGAGGTTCAGGCAATCACTGGTGCAACTATCTCCTCCAAAGCAGTTGTGAGAATTGTAAATGATGCAATTAGTAAGTTGAAGAAGTTCAATGGAATTCAGAAATGA
- a CDS encoding electron transport complex subunit E encodes MKKQVSLHYEFLKGLWDINPIFKQILGMCPTLAVTVSAINGLAMGLATTFVLIFSSVIISSVRKIVPNQVRIATYILIISTFVTIVDLVMKAKFPELSKALGPFIPLIVVNCIILGRAEAFASKNNVLRSFLDALGNGTGFLLALLVLGSIREILGTRSVFGFQILPDGFSTWMVMILPAGAFLTLGLLLGFANAYTNWKKKNQKNKFFKRSDKVR; translated from the coding sequence ATGAAAAAGCAAGTCAGTTTACATTACGAATTTTTAAAAGGTTTGTGGGATATTAATCCTATCTTTAAACAAATTCTTGGAATGTGTCCAACTCTGGCTGTAACTGTTTCTGCAATCAATGGTCTGGCAATGGGACTGGCAACTACTTTTGTTTTGATTTTTTCAAGTGTGATAATTTCAAGTGTACGAAAGATTGTTCCAAATCAGGTTAGAATTGCAACTTACATTTTAATTATTTCCACATTTGTTACAATCGTTGACCTCGTGATGAAAGCCAAGTTTCCAGAATTAAGCAAAGCACTCGGACCATTCATTCCTTTGATTGTTGTGAATTGCATTATCCTGGGTAGAGCTGAAGCTTTTGCATCAAAAAACAATGTGCTTAGATCTTTTTTAGATGCTCTTGGAAATGGGACAGGATTCCTTCTTGCTCTTCTCGTTCTTGGAAGCATCAGAGAAATCTTAGGAACAAGAAGTGTCTTCGGCTTTCAAATTCTTCCAGATGGATTTTCAACATGGATGGTAATGATTTTACCTGCTGGTGCATTCCTCACACTTGGATTGCTGCTTGGATTTGCAAATGCTTATACAAACTGGAAAAAGAAAAATCAAAAGAACAAGTTTTTCAAACGAAGTGATAAAGTGAGGTGA
- the rsxA gene encoding electron transport complex subunit RsxA has protein sequence MELIIIFLSAALINNFVLSYFLGICPFIGVSSKISSAVSMGLAVIFVMTITAIVSWLINHMILIPYHLEFLTIPSFILVIASLVQFVEMVIKKVSSAIYRALGIFLPLITTNCAILGLALFASMREYTLIQSVIFALGAGSGFTLALVIMAGIREELELANVPKPFQGAPITLIVAGLLALTFMGFAGII, from the coding sequence ATGGAATTAATTATAATTTTTTTAAGTGCTGCTCTGATTAACAACTTTGTTCTCTCGTATTTTCTTGGAATTTGTCCTTTCATTGGAGTATCGAGCAAAATATCTTCCGCTGTTTCGATGGGGCTTGCGGTGATTTTTGTGATGACAATTACTGCTATTGTAAGCTGGCTGATTAATCATATGATTTTAATTCCTTATCATCTTGAGTTTCTTACAATCCCTTCTTTTATTCTTGTGATTGCGTCGCTTGTTCAATTTGTTGAAATGGTAATTAAAAAAGTCAGCTCGGCAATTTATCGTGCACTTGGAATTTTTCTTCCATTAATAACAACCAATTGCGCAATTCTTGGATTGGCTCTTTTTGCATCAATGAGAGAATATACTTTAATTCAAAGTGTGATTTTCGCTCTCGGAGCTGGCAGCGGTTTTACTCTCGCACTTGTAATTATGGCTGGAATTCGTGAAGAACTTGAATTAGCAAATGTCCCCAAACCTTTTCAAGGTGCTCCAATAACTTTAATTGTTGCTGGACTTTTAGCTTTAACATTTATGGGTTTTGCCGGAATTATTTAA
- a CDS encoding twin-arginine translocation signal domain-containing protein — protein MISRRDFLKLAGLSTVAFTAGIKLGNFVKNSEGSHIYLTAFLPENDLYLNFVLQKFLDQVESYEGSDNSVKSLRKIRFAKNLLCDNDKSNDLKRICNGDSEIIISGDCLIIFQTLNGNLNSDIFLKDDKHSIYQPDEISELFFIRDEILNQQAKYKLICEYKKENLLDKFLQFKEKKVIVEVDNDIVEEIPISKTYKQISVNGSSGKIHFSVQDGKVFVTESSCRNKLCVHSGLIENLNQNIVCAPNKVIIRIGNA, from the coding sequence ATGATTTCAAGAAGAGATTTTTTAAAACTTGCTGGATTATCAACTGTCGCTTTTACTGCTGGAATAAAACTCGGCAATTTTGTGAAGAACTCTGAGGGATCACATATTTACTTAACAGCTTTCCTTCCAGAAAATGATCTTTATTTGAATTTTGTTCTTCAAAAATTTTTAGATCAAGTTGAATCTTATGAAGGAAGCGACAACAGTGTAAAAAGTTTAAGGAAAATTCGTTTCGCAAAAAATTTATTGTGTGATAATGATAAATCGAACGATTTGAAGAGAATATGTAATGGAGATTCAGAGATTATTATCTCAGGAGATTGTCTGATTATATTTCAAACTCTCAATGGAAATTTGAATTCAGATATCTTTCTAAAAGACGATAAACATTCCATTTATCAACCTGATGAAATTTCAGAACTATTTTTTATTCGAGATGAAATTTTAAATCAACAAGCAAAATATAAATTGATCTGTGAGTACAAAAAAGAAAACCTGCTTGATAAATTTCTTCAGTTTAAAGAGAAAAAGGTCATTGTTGAAGTTGATAATGATATTGTAGAAGAAATTCCTATTAGCAAAACTTATAAGCAAATTTCGGTTAATGGGTCATCGGGTAAAATACATTTTTCAGTTCAGGATGGAAAAGTTTTTGTAACCGAATCATCTTGCAGGAATAAGCTGTGTGTCCACTCAGGATTAATTGAGAATTTAAATCAGAATATCGTGTGTGCACCAAATAAAGTTATAATTAGAATTGGCAATGCATAA
- a CDS encoding FAD:protein FMN transferase, giving the protein MHNQSSFKKNILFALIIILFFLIGLWISNKPNGEKLYSKSKFYLGSIVEVQFYCDDEKSADHLMKVVFDEFERIDKKYSFYSSESYLAEVNSDTSSLIEVDDETFLIIKLCDSVYNITNGKFDASIGSLTKLWKKYIEGEDFSLLRVSYGKDEPENPKLIPDEEEINYSKNNSGWINLRIAGENKIERFKKFSLNFDAIIQGYAADRAIKILRSNGIEKALVNASGEIRVIGNNWRIGIKHPRNLNQLIEKVKLSDYSIATSGDYEKFIEVDGRRYHHIIDPETGFPSTKNMSVTVIAKDCALADALATGFFSLEPEEIIRITNSLDDVYVFIVDSRNQIHKSRNFDKFLWRK; this is encoded by the coding sequence ATGCATAATCAATCAAGTTTTAAAAAAAACATTCTTTTTGCTCTTATAATCATTCTGTTTTTTTTGATTGGATTATGGATTAGTAATAAACCAAATGGAGAAAAACTTTATTCTAAAAGTAAATTTTATCTTGGCTCAATTGTGGAAGTTCAGTTTTATTGTGATGATGAAAAATCAGCCGATCATTTGATGAAAGTTGTTTTTGATGAATTTGAAAGAATAGACAAAAAATATTCATTTTACTCGAGTGAAAGTTATTTAGCAGAAGTAAATTCGGATACATCCTCTCTGATTGAAGTCGATGATGAGACTTTTTTAATTATTAAGCTTTGTGATTCAGTTTACAATATTACTAATGGAAAATTCGACGCATCAATTGGCTCATTAACAAAACTCTGGAAAAAATATATTGAAGGCGAAGATTTTTCTCTTTTAAGAGTGAGCTATGGTAAAGATGAGCCAGAGAACCCAAAACTAATTCCTGATGAAGAAGAAATTAATTATTCAAAGAACAACTCTGGATGGATAAATCTTCGAATTGCAGGCGAAAATAAAATTGAAAGATTTAAGAAGTTCTCTTTAAACTTCGATGCAATTATTCAAGGTTATGCTGCTGATCGTGCAATTAAAATATTAAGATCTAATGGAATTGAAAAAGCTCTTGTAAATGCGAGCGGAGAGATACGAGTAATTGGCAATAACTGGAGAATAGGAATAAAACATCCGAGAAACCTTAATCAATTAATTGAAAAAGTTAAACTATCAGATTACTCTATCGCAACATCGGGCGATTATGAAAAATTTATTGAAGTGGACGGGAGAAGATATCATCACATTATTGACCCCGAAACTGGTTTTCCGTCTACAAAAAATATGAGCGTGACTGTTATTGCTAAAGACTGTGCATTAGCTGATGCGCTTGCAACCGGATTTTTTTCACTTGAACCCGAAGAGATTATTCGCATAACTAATAGCCTTGATGATGTTTATGTTTTTATAGTCGATTCAAGAAATCAGATCCATAAATCTCGAAACTTTGATAAATTTTTGTGGAGGAAATGA
- a CDS encoding RnfABCDGE type electron transport complex subunit B → MTADLTIAIFTMGGLGLLFSSILVFADKKLRVQENPLIGQIAELLPNANCGACGFAGCYDFATKVLEGKIDLSKCSVCDSDSREEISKLLGIDSSQAEKKVARILCRGDNEAAKSKNVFYIGPTSCSALSLMGGLKLCQYGCLGGGDCVEACPFDAMFMADNGLPVVIEEKCTGCGLCAKACPRNIIEIHPIDRNVFVFCKSEDDPKLSKEFCKNACIGCGICARKSDGGIEMVNYLAVINYDKLDISKIPFDKCSTEALQLLNHREEIVEQVIQAN, encoded by the coding sequence ATGACAGCTGATTTAACAATTGCAATTTTTACAATGGGTGGATTGGGTTTATTGTTTTCATCAATACTTGTTTTTGCAGATAAAAAATTAAGAGTTCAAGAAAATCCACTTATTGGTCAGATAGCTGAATTGTTACCGAATGCAAATTGTGGTGCCTGCGGTTTTGCCGGCTGCTATGATTTTGCAACGAAAGTTCTTGAAGGCAAAATTGATTTATCTAAATGTTCTGTTTGCGACAGTGATTCAAGAGAAGAAATTTCAAAACTCCTTGGTATTGATTCATCTCAAGCAGAAAAGAAAGTTGCTCGAATTTTGTGTCGTGGTGATAATGAAGCTGCAAAAAGTAAAAATGTTTTTTACATTGGACCAACTTCCTGTTCGGCTCTTTCCTTGATGGGCGGATTAAAATTATGTCAATATGGTTGTCTTGGAGGCGGTGATTGTGTGGAAGCTTGTCCTTTTGATGCGATGTTTATGGCAGATAATGGATTGCCAGTTGTAATCGAAGAAAAATGCACGGGTTGTGGATTGTGTGCAAAAGCTTGTCCGAGAAATATAATTGAAATTCACCCGATTGATAGAAATGTTTTCGTTTTCTGCAAAAGTGAAGACGATCCAAAACTATCAAAGGAATTTTGTAAAAATGCCTGCATCGGTTGTGGAATTTGTGCGAGAAAATCTGATGGTGGAATTGAAATGGTAAATTATCTTGCCGTAATTAATTATGATAAACTTGACATCTCGAAAATCCCATTTGACAAATGTTCAACCGAAGCTTTACAATTATTAAATCATCGAGAAGAAATCGTTGAACAAGTTATTCAGGCAAATTGA
- a CDS encoding SoxR reducing system RseC family protein — protein sequence MMVEEVLIEEGIVTKVTEKEIEIELIKTGNCDNCGTKDFCKGGEIKTITLKNEYDLSMGDKVIIEVRGKTILKTVFLLYGIPLLILILSFLISYQILEVNKELIASSVSFTFIGIYYLLMATYFRKFENQFKVNLTRMN from the coding sequence TTGATGGTCGAAGAAGTTCTAATTGAAGAAGGTATTGTAACCAAAGTAACTGAAAAAGAAATTGAGATAGAGCTTATAAAAACAGGTAATTGCGATAATTGTGGGACAAAGGATTTTTGTAAGGGCGGTGAAATAAAAACGATCACTTTAAAAAACGAATATGATTTATCAATGGGTGATAAAGTTATAATTGAAGTTCGTGGGAAAACAATTTTAAAGACGGTTTTCTTGCTTTATGGAATTCCACTTCTAATATTAATTTTATCATTCCTGATTTCATATCAAATTTTAGAAGTTAATAAAGAGTTAATTGCGAGTTCAGTGAGTTTCACTTTTATTGGAATTTATTACCTATTAATGGCTACTTATTTCAGAAAATTTGAAAATCAATTTAAAGTAAATTTGACAAGGATGAATTGA